The following proteins come from a genomic window of Andrena cerasifolii isolate SP2316 chromosome 6, iyAndCera1_principal, whole genome shotgun sequence:
- the L(3)77cdf gene encoding phosphatidylserine synthase 1 homolog l(3)77CDf: MSTSKKSVGDRLSERPVKGGENEVVNCRSSPGYSEGHRLRHGTDSFPNINEQPVDDISIEFFYKPHSITLLLIAIGAVIYSAFTRNTTNVEDNIWAGILCIIFFFLIISMLIFPNGPFTRPHPVVWSLVFGCSVLYLMGLLFMLFQDYETVKKILVWVDPGLASFHIDMDKEYGVNCSDITLEKIWNHLDIFAVAHFLGWAFKAILIRHLGILWAISVMWEVTEIAFAHLLPNFVECWWDAFILDVVICNGLGIWVGLKICSLLEMREYKWVSIRDIESTTGKLKRAMLQFTPGSWTAVRWLDPTCTYMRFVALCQLVIFWQVSELNTFFLKHVYEFPPSHPFVVARLILIGIIVAPSVRQYYMYVTDPTCSRVGTQCWVYGAIMVTEALLCIRHGAALFERTQALNILLWLLCQSLVSVLCVYGCVLWHQYFETEKKVISKRSVTRLGNSHVDVTPSSGGMVHSAKSVDSVEKKRL; this comes from the exons ATGTCGACTAGCAAGAAATCTGTCGGTGACAGGCTCTCGGAGAGGCCTGTCAAGGGTGGCGAAAATGAGGTTGTGAATTGCCGGAGTAGCCCTGGCTACAGCGAAGGGCACAGGTTACGACACGGGACGGACAGttttccaaatatcaatgagcAACCAGTCGATGATATCTCGATCGAATTCTTCTATAAGCCACACAGCATTACGTTGCTCCTGATCGCGATCGGCGCTGTAATATATTCTGCATTCACTAG GAATACTACCAATGTCGAGGACAACATTTGGGCCGGAATACTCtgcatcatatttttttttctcattatATCAATGCTCATATTTCCGAACGGACCATTCACGAGGCCCCATCCGGTCGTTTGGAGTCTCGTATTTGGTTGTAGCGTACTGTACCTAATGGGGCTGCTATTCATGCTGTTCCAAGACTACGAAACAGTCAAAAAGATCCTGGTCTGGGTAGACCCCGGCTTGGCGTCGTTTCACATAGATATGGATAAAGAATATGGTGTTAATTGTTCGGATATTACGTTAGAGAAGATATGGAATCATTTAGACATTTTTGCAGTAGCCCACTTTCTGGGATGGGCTTTTAAAGCAATTCTCATTCGACATCTTGGTATTCTGTGGGCCATTAGTGTTATGTGGGAAGTAACGGAGATAGCATTCGCTCATTTGTTGCCAAATTTTGTGGAATGCTGGTGGGATGCATTTATACTCGATGTTGTTATATGTAATGGCTTGGGTATCTGGGTCGGATTAAAGATTTGCTCCCTTTTGGAGATGCGCGAATATAAATGGGTAAGCATCCGTGACATTGAGAGCACCACTGGAAAATTGAAGAGAGCAATGCTACAATTTACTCCTGGCAGTTGGACCGCTGTTAGATGGTTGGATCCGACCTGCACGTACATGAGATTCGTTGCTCTGTGCCAGTTGGTTATCTTCTGGCAGGTCTCGGAGctaaatacatttttcttaaagCACGTGTATGAATTTCCACCCTCTCATCCCTTTGTCGTGGCAAGACTAATATTAATTGGAATAATTGTCGCACCATCCGTTAG GCAGTACTACATGTATGTAACAGATCCAACGTGTAGTAGAGTAGGGACTCAGTGTTGGGTCTATGGTGCGATTATGGTTACAGAAGCATTACTGTGTATACGGCATGGTGCTGCATTATTTGAGCGCACTCAAGCACTAAACATTCTTCTGTGGCTACTTTGCCAATCTCTAGTCTCGGTTCTCTGTGTCTATGGCTGTGTTCTATGGCATCAGTACTTTGAG ACGGAAAAGAAAGTTATATCAAAACGGTCAGTTACACGACTAGGCAACAGCCATGTGGATGTAACTCCTAGCAGTG GGGGTATGGTTCACTCTGCAAAATCTGTGGACTCGGTGGAAAAGAAGCGATTGTGA
- the LOC143369829 gene encoding endothelin-converting enzyme 1, whose amino-acid sequence MPSRGFYEVANKEEGRAAERDQSYKSCVIALLIFFFLCIILILASLPWKRYNNRYSEDEDENLVTAEQQHRNQHRAERTTSTTESIKPHLYDDTFIESTISKLEVSTEKSEVTNVTNSTNDSFKFEKLLNAETTTEPSTSSLINNEYTTKKESYDDPSTSNIASLDENFGSTGDDVSSSTTEEYSEKTINRSEDYTTQSSTSTDLNIVSKTASFDGYESTTDGVAESTTEGDENTTIRTTITDNIANGTTTDVPVEFTTEEKSTIKSTIKDVVDETTTFSTYESTTETESTTIDPATDNPRNITTDSTITSTAQITTTDRSMSTTSEYRRNETVCRTGECKTMASKMLFYMNHTADPCEDFYEYACGGFEANPQVVERNLKNVAYQRMSRQMQEEVRANKSSLFTKYYNSCMQYGNTNLTERIRLARAELDEVGKFYTADNWPGNHTNFTDLVAKLLLRNSALLFDITADLDEYSPNQFTLKIGPTMYNNLFDTEEPEDLCYASRYEREEEVVDLGNMYKKYKTCKDDTETFIKSVKEALTTLSVFDKLNSMYNITQYLQTTVIHMDMQIVKSFFANYPSKNKIREAYLMKNYTRVSVAALQKDLKVIDWTRLIYLLTKQTIKQEVSLQVYFYDALIEGLKSIEEFEASNAMALNNILLGLYAHNLYRELVVSKHRDTEEHCLRVAGNVLIPEASDLYISSFSTDERSNMNRSIHDLFEKLKDTLKSRVTEAKWAAQEGRDALVAKIDDLKVAVPDISYFTDNKSTYRNTGADKVDLSGNYFENSIALMRRYRMLIYAQLFTNPGHPEQIWTQYATPYQSKGFTIYGLDLVVIPFGVIDWSTKYDEPSFDYITMATLGNVIAHQIAHHFDANGIYYWNGTRDAEYSLLNDNDSTNSNFAIYINCQRNILYQNPLTMELPSTGQIVSYEIPQLTLNERLSETMGLRLAYDTLDRLRSRAEVHLPWLDLDSDQLFYLTYAQMQCTKSPLTSSYVSLYEDEQLPSRIRIFVSASNNRLLGEAWNCADGSRIIPSSTCSVFPYLESNDDGVTTAQ is encoded by the exons ATGCCTTCTCGAGGATTTTATGAAGTGGCTAACAAAGAAGAAGGCAGAGCAGCGGAACGTGACCAATCTTACAAGAGTTGCGTTATCGcactattaatatttttctttctatgTATTATCCTCATTCTCGCAAGTTTACCGTGGAAAAGGTACAACAATCGTTATTCTGAGGATGAAGATGAAAATTTGGTAACAGCCGAG CAGCAGCATCGCAATCAACATCGCGCAGAGAGGACGACGAGTACAACAGAATCAATTAAACCTCATCTGTACGATGATACTTTCATTGAgtcaacaatttcaaaattagaaGTGTCCACGGAGAAGTCTGAAGTAACAAACGTTACGAACTCGACCAACGATTCGTTTAAGTTTGAAAAGCTCCTGAACGCCGAAACAACTACAGAACCATCAACATCTTCATTAATTAATAACGAATACACGACTAAGAAAGAATCGTACGACGATCCGTCAACAAGTAATATAGCTTCGTTGGATGAGAACTTCGGTTCTACCGGAGACGATGTATCTAGTTCGACTACGGAAGAATATAGCGAGAAGACTATTAACAGATCGGAAGACTATACAACGCAATCTTCCACTTCCACGGATTTAAATATTGTCAGTAAAACAGCTTCCTTCGATGGGTACGAAAGCACGACAGACGGTGTTGCCGAATCCACAACCGAAGGTGACGAAAATACTACAATTAGAACTACTATCACCGACAATATTGCTAATGGAACAACGACAGACGTCCCCGTCGAATTTACAACTGAGGAGAAGTCTACGATTAAATCTACCATTAAAGATGTCGTTGACGAAACAACTACTTTCAGCACGTACGAGAGTACAACTGAAACTGAAAGTACTACAATTGACCCTGCCACTGATAATCCTCGAAATATAACTACCGATTCTACGATAACAAGTACAGCGCAAATTACAACTACGGACAGATCTATGAGCACGACGTCCGAGTATCGCCGTAATGAAACAGTATGCAGAACAGGCGAATGTAAAACTATGGCCAGCAAAATGCTATTTTACATGAATCACACGGCTGACCCGTGCGAGGATTTTTATGAATACGCTTGCGGTGGTTTCGAGGCGAATCCACAGGTCGTGGAACGGAATTTGAAGAATGTAGCTTATCAACGCATGTCGC GGCAAATGCAGGAGGAAGTGCGTGCGAACAAATCGTCCCTTTTCACCAAGTATTACAACAGCTGCATGCAATACGGAAACACGAATCTGACGGAAAGGATACGATTAG CGAGAGCAGAGTTAGACGAGGTAGGGAAGTTTTACACTGCCGACAATTGGCCTGGAAATCATACAAACTTCACCGACTTAGTCGCTAAGCTATTGTTACGCAACAG CGCTCTGCTGTTCGACATCACTGCCGATCTCGACGAGTACTCGCCGAACCAGTTCACCCTCAAGATAGGGCCGACGATGTACAATAATCTGTTCGACACAGAGGAGCCGGAGGATCTTTGTTACGCTAGTCGATACGAGAGGGAAGAAGAGGTGGTGGACCTAGGGAACatgtacaaaaaatataaaacgtgcAAA GACGATACGGAAACGTTTATAAAATCCGTCAAGGAAGCTTTGACGACGCTCAGCGTTTTCGACAAGCTGAACAGTATGTACAACATCACCCAATACCTGCAGACCACGGTGATCCACATGGATATGCAGATAGTGAAAAGCTTTTTCGCG AATTACCCGTCCAAGAACAAGATCCGCGAGGCCTACCTCATGAAGAATTACACCCGCGTCTCAGTCGCGGCGTTACAGAAAGATCTGAAAGTC ATAGACTGGACGAGACTGATCTACTTGCTTACAAAGCAAACGATTAAACAGGAAGTGAGCTTACAAGTCTACTTCTACGACGCTTTGATCGAAGGGCTGAAAAGCATCGAAGAATTCGAGGCGAGCAACGCAATGGCATTGAACAATATACTGCTGGGGCTGTACGCGCACAATCTTTACCGCGAG CTGGTCGTATCGAAACACAGGGACACCGAGGAGCACTGCCTTCGGGTGGCTGGCAACGTTCTGATTCCGGAAGCATCGGACTTGTACATTTCCTCCTTCTCAACCGACGAACGTTCGAATATGAATAGATCT ATACACGATTTGTTCGAGAAACTGAAAGACACGTTGAAGTCGAGGGTAACAGAGGCAAAATGGGCCGCGCAAGAAGGGCGTGACGCGTTGGTGGCGAAGATAGACGATCTGAAAGTCGCAGTGCCCGATATTTCGTATTTTACTGATAACAAATCAACTTATAGGAACACCGGAGCTGACAAG GTGGATTTATCGGGCAATTACTTTGAGAATTCAATTGCTTTAATGCGAAGGTATCGAATGCTGATATACGCACAATTGTTTACAAATCCAGGCCACCCTGAACAAAT TTGGACACAATACGCAACGCCGTACCAATCCAAAGGATTCACTATCTACGGATTGGATCTCGTTGTAATACCGTTCGGTGTAATCGATTGGTCCACGAAGTATGATGAACCTTCGTTTGATTACATAACAATGGCAACACTTGGTAACGTGATAGCGCACCAAATCGCACACCACTTCGACGCCAATG GTATCTATTATTGGAATGGAACCCGCGACGCCGAATACTCCCTGTTGAACGACAACGACTCTACGAACTCGAATTTCGCAATATATATTAATTGTCAAAGAAATATTCTATATCAGAACCCTCTGACTATGGAGTTACCATCGACAGGGCAGATCGTGTCTTACGAG ATCCCGCAACTGACGTTGAACGAACGATTATCCGAGACGATGGGACTCAGATTAGCCTATGATACTTTGGATCGATTGAGATCTCGTGCGGAAGTTCATCTTCCATGGCTCGATCTTGATTCCGATCAGTTATTCTATCTCACCTATGCTCAG ATGCAGTGTACGAAGTCACCACTTACGTCGTCGTATGTATCATTGTACGAGGACGAGCAATTACCGAGTCGCATTCGCATCTTTGTTTCTGCGTCTAACAATAGGCTTCTTGGTGAAGCTTGGAATTGTGCGGATGGCTCGCGAATAATTCCAAGTTCTACTTGCAGCGTATTTCCGTATCTCGAGTCTAACGATGACGGAGTAACTACAGCGCAATAA